TACAGTTAAACGATGCGTCATTAGAATTCGAACCAGAATCTTCAAAAGCACTTGGATTTGGTTATCGTACAGGTTTCCTCGGTATGTTGCATATGGAAATCATTCAAGAGCGTATCGAACGTGAATTTGGAATCGAACTGATCGCAACAGCACCATCCGTTATTTACACAGTGATTTTGAGAAATGGCGATGAGATTCAAGTAGATAACCCTGCACAAATGCCTGACAGAGATCAAATCGATAGAGTGTTTGAACCTTATGTGCGTGCAACGATGATGGTGCCAAATGATTATGTCGGAGCAGTTATGGAACTGTGTCAACGTAAACGTGGTCAGTTTGTCAATATGGATTACTTGGATGATATTCGTGTAAGTATCGTTTATGAATTACCATTGTCAGAAGTCGTTTTTGATTTCTTTGACCAATTGAAGTCCAACACGAAAGGTTACGCTTCTTTTGATTATGAATTTATCGAGAATAAAGAAAGTAATCTTGTGAAAATGGACATTTTACTTAATGGCGATAAGGTAGACGCATTAAGTTTTATTGTGCATCGCGATTTTGCATATGAACGTGGTAAAACACTTGTAGAAAAATTAAAAACGTTAATCCCTAGACAACAATTTGAAGTGCCTGTTCAAGCTGCAGTTGGACATAAAATTGTCGCGAGAACAAACATTAAGTCAATGGGTAAAAACGTCCTTTCAAAATGTTACGGCGGTGACATTAGCCGTAAACGTAAATTATTAGAAAAACAAAAAGCCGGTAAAGCCAAAATGAAAGCAGTCGGTAGTGTGGAAATTCCACAAGATGCTTTCTTAGCTGTACTGAAAATGGACGATGAATAAAGTCAAAATTACATGCTCCCGCGCATCTTGAGGTGTCGAGGGGGCATATTTTATGAGGTGAAAACTAATGGTGGCAAAAAGTGCATATATTCATATTCCTTTTTGTGTAAAAATTTGTACGTATTGTGATTTTAATAAATATTTCATCCAAAATCAGCCTGTCGATCAATATTTGGCGTGCTTAGTTGAAGAGATGAAACAATCCAAAGCATCTCAGTTAGAGACGATGTTTGTCGGTGGTGGTACGCCTACCGCATTATCTGAATCCCAATTAGAATATTTATTACAAGCAATTCAAGCCCAGTTTGATATAAAAGGAGAATATACCTTTGAAGCGAATCCTGACGAACTGACAGAACAAAAAGTGGCGCTATTGAAACGATACGGTGTGAATCGACTCTCACTCGGCGTACAAACTTTTGACGATACTTTACTTCAAACATTAGGTCGCAGTCATCAAAAAGCTGATATTTATCAAGCGATAGAAAACGCACGTCGACATGGTATTCCATCCATTAGTTTAGATTTAATGTATCATTTGCCTGGTCAAAGTATGCAACAATTTCAAGAGAGTCTAGAGGAAGCACTTCGCCTTGATATCGACCATTTATCGAGTTATGGCTTAATTCTAGAACCTCAGACACAGTTTTATAATCAGTACCGTAAAGGGAAACTAAAAATGCCAAACGAAGATGTTGGTGCAGAAATGTATCAATATTTAATGAAGCGGATGAAAAATAGTCCATTGCAACAATACGAAATTTCTAACTTTGCTAAAAAAGGGCATGAATCTGTACACAATCAAGTCTATTGGAAAAATGAAAGTTATTATGGCTTTGGTGCAGGTGCAAGTGGTTATATTGATGGGGTACGTTATACAAATGTTAATCCGGTCAATCACTACATTAAAAAAATCCAACAACATGAACTGCCGCGTTTAACCGAAACAACGCCGACTGTCAAAGAACAAATTGAAGAAGAAATGTTTCTAGGATTAAGAATGAATGCCGGCGTTGATAAAGCACAGTTCCAAAAGAAATATCAACAAACGATTGAAGATATCTATGCAAAAGAAATTATCTCTTTGGAAGGTCAAAACCTCATTGAACAAACCGATACACATATCGCGTTAACGGAACAAGGAAGAATCGTTGGAAACGCGGTATTTGAGGCATTTATTCAAGTCTAAAAACTTTTTTAGAGAAATGATGCTTTAACATTGACTTACTTTGACCAATTTGATAAATTATAATTAGCACTTGGGGAGAAAGAGTGCTAATGAGGTGAAAAACATGATTACGCCAAGGCAATTGAAGATTTTAACTGCAATTGTTGAAGATTATGTTGACTTAGGACAACCTATTGGATCTAACACATTAATACAAAGGCACAATGTAGATGTCAGTCCTGCGACGATTCGTAATGACATGAAGACACTAGAAGAAAAATCACTCATCACTAAAACACATTTTTCTTCTGGCCGAATCCCTTCAGAAGCAGGATTTAGACTGTATGCCAATCATTTGTTAGAACAACCCTATAATTTTGAAATGCAAGGTAGTCTTGATATTCATCAGATGTTAGTGAATCATCATTATGATCTATCATCGACATTAGACACCTTTGCAAAAGTGTTTTCAAATCAAGCACATTATACCACTCTTGTAATAGGACCTGATCATTCAAAGGCCTCTATACTGGATGTGCATTTGATGAAGTTAAATCCACACCATTTAATCGTAGTGATGATTGATGAGACGGGACAAGTGAAACATCTGCATGTGACAAGCGATCAACCCTATGCTGATCATTCGATTATTAAAGTTTCCAACTATCTATCCGAACATATGAGTCGATTTTTTGATGGCAATGATGTGCAATCGATAGAAGTGTATCGCACGTTAGGATTTCGTGCAGAAGAAGCAGACTTAATCGTCCGTATTTTACACATGCTCCATCAGTACCGTAACAATCAATCTACGCGTGTTTATTTAGGTGGTAAACATCAACTCATTGAAGGATTAAACGAGTCAACTGTAGCGTCCATACAACCTATATTGAAATATATTGAGTCCGATCGTATTGCTGATGTGATTCATCATATGTCTGACCAATTGATTAATGTACGTATTGGGACCGAGATTGAACAACATTTACACGGCATTGCGATATTAAGCCGTTCATATCAAATAGATAAAGATTTAACAGGTCATATTGCTGTTATTGGTCCTACTGCTATGCATTATCATAATGTGATACAATTGTTGAGTCGGATTTCATAACGAAGTGATACGAAATGTTTAAACGTAATGGAGGTTTGAAAATGTCAGAGGAAAAAGACATGCGTATGGACGAAGAAATCAAAGAAACTGAGTCACAAGAAACACCAGAAACTTCAGAACCAGAAGTGGAACATGAAGAAGTTGTAGTAAATCAAGACTCTGAAAACGAAAATGATGCAAGTAATGATGAAACGCAAGATCCTAAAGATGAGGAAATCGCTTCTTTAAAAGCTGAAGTTGATGCGAAAGAAGAACAATATTTGCGTTTATATGCAGAATTTGAAAATTATAAAAGACGTATTCAAAACGAAGCGCAAACACAAAAGAAATATCAGGCACAAAAAGTACTCACTGATGTATTACCAGCACTTGATAATTTTGAACGTGCTCTAAAAATTGAAGGTGATGATGAATCATTTAACGCACTGAAAAAAGGTGTGGAAATGGTTTACGACAGCCTGTTAAAAGCACTAGAAGATAACGGATTAGAAAAAATCAAAACTGAAGGTGAACAGTTTGATCCAAATTTCCATCAAGCTGTCATGCAAGATGAAAATCCGGATTTTGAATCTGGACAAATAACCGAAGAATTGCAAGCTGGTTACCAATTGAAAGATAGAGTCTTACGTGCTTCAATGGTAAAAGTAAATCAATAATTTTGACGAAGAAAACCATTTATGTGAAAATAATTATGTTTGAAAATTAGGAGGAATTTGACTATGAGTAAAGTAATTGGAATTGACTTAGGTACAACAAACTCTTGCGTATCAGTATTAGAAGGTGACGAACCTAAAGTCATTCAAAACCCTGAAGGCGCTAGAACTACACCATCTGTTGTTGCATTTAAAAATGGTGAAACACAAGTTGGGGAAGTTGCGAAACGTCAAGCAATCACAAACCCTAATACAATCCAATCTATTAAACGTTATATGGGTACAGACCATAAAGAAAATATTGACGGTAAATCTTATACGCCTCAAGAAATTTCTGCAATGATTTTACAGAACTTAAAAAGCACTGCGGAAAGCTACTTAGGTGAAAAAGTTGAAAAAGCGGTTATTACAGTTCCTGCTTACTTCAATGATGCAGAACGTCAAGCGACTAAAGATGCGGGTAAAATCGCTGGTCTTGAAGTTGAACGTATCATCAACGAACCAACAGCTGCAGCATTAGCTTACGGTTTAGACAAAACTGACAAAGATGAAAAAGTACTTGTATTCGACCTTGGTGGCGGTACTTTCGACGTCTCTATCCTTGAATTAGGTGACGGTGTATTCGAAGTATTAGCGACTGCAGGTGACAATAAACTTGGTGGTGACGATTTTGACCAAGTGATTATTGATTACTTAGTACAACAATTCAAATCTGAAAATGGTGTCGACTTATCACAAGATAAAATGGCATTACAACGTTTAAAAGATGCTGCTGAAAAAGCGAAAAAAGACTTATCAGGTGTATCTTCAACACAAATTTCATTACCATTTATCTCAGCTGGTGAAGCAGGTCCATTACATTTAGAAACAACTTTAAGCCGTGCGAAATTTGAAGAATTAGCATATGATCTTGTACAAAAAACGATGGGACCTACACGTCAAGCAATGAAAGATGCTGGTCTTTCAAACGCTGACATTGATGAAGTCATTTTAGTTGGTGGTTCAACTCGTATTCCTGCAGTACAAGAAGCAATTAAAAAAGAAATCGGTAAAGAACCAAACAAAGGTGTAAACCCTGATGAAGTTGTTGCGATGGGTGCAGCAATCCAAGGTGGGGTAATCACTGGTGATGTGAAAGATGTTGTATTATTAGACGTAACACCACTTTCATTAGGTATCGAAATTATGGGTGGTCGTATGAATACGTTAATCGAAAGAAACACAACTATCCCAACATCTAAATCTCAAGTTTACTCAACAGCTGCAGATAACCAGCCAGCTGTAGACATTCACGTTTTACAAGGTGAACGTCCAATGGCTTCAGATAACAAAACATTAGGTCGTTTCCAATTAACTGATATTCCACCAGCACCACGTGGTGTACCTCAAATCGAAGTAACATTTGATATCGATAAAAACGGTATTGTAAATGTCACTGCAAAAGACTTAGGTACAAATAAAGAACAAAACATTACAATCGAATCATCTTCTGCATTATCTGATGAAGAAATCGATCGTATGGTGAAAGATGCTGAACAAAACGCTGAAGCAGATAAAAAACGTCGTGAAGAAGTAGATTTAAGAAACGATGCGGATCAACTTGTATTCCAAGTAGACAAAACATTGAAAGACTTAGGCGACAATGTGAGCGAAGAAGATAAAAAAGAAGCTGAAGCAAAAAAAGACGAATTAAAAACTGCATTAGAAGGTAGCGACATTGAAGACATTAAAGCGAAAAAAGAAGCTTTAGAACAAGTCGTACAACAATTATCAATGAAAGTTTATGAGCAAGCACAACAAGCTGCACAACAACAAGGTGGCGCGAATGCTACTCAAAACGATAGTACTGTTGAAGATGCAGATTTTAAAGAAGTAAACGACGACGACAATCAACAAAAATAGGTCATTCGATCATATAAATTGACTGTAAAAGGTCGCTCAAAGGGGCTAGGACATTCAATCGTCCCAGCCTCTTTTTATTCAAAAAATCAATTCAAAAGGAGAGAGTGCATTGGCAAAACGAGATTATTACGAAGTCCTTGGCGTGTCTAAAAGCGCGAGTAAAGATGAAATCAAAAAAGCCTACCGTAAATTATCGAAAAAATACCATCCAGATATTAATAAAGAAGAAGGTTCAGACGAGAAGTTTAAAGAAATTTCTGAAGCCTATGAAGTATTAAGTGACGAAAATAAACGTGCGCAATACGATCAGTTTGGTCATAGCGGGCCTCAAGGTGGCTTCGGACAAGGATTTGGTGGTCAAGACTTCTCTGGATTCGGTGGCGGCGGCTTTGAAGATATCTTTAGCCAGTTCTTTGGCGGTGCACAACGTCAACGTGATCCTAATGCGCCACGTCGCGGTGACGATCTTCAATACACAATGACTGTCACTTTTGATGAAGCTGTATTCGGTACAAAGAAAGAAATTTCAATTCGAAAAGAAGTGACATGTCATACTTGTGATGGCGAAGGTGCTAAACCAGGTACTAAAAAGAAAACATGTTCATATTGTCATGGAGCAGGTCACGTTTCTGTCGAACAAAATACTATTTTAGGACGTGTGAGAACTGAAAAAGTTTGTCCCGAATGTAATGGGACTGGCGAAGAATTTGAAGAACCATGTCCAACATGTCACGGTAAAGGGACAGAATTAAAAAATGTTAAACTTGAAGTGACTGTGCCTGAAGGTGTCGATAATGATCAACAAATTCGTTTGGCAGGACAAGGGGGACCAGGTGAAAATGGCGGACCAGCTGGTGATCTTTTCGTGATTTTCCGTGTGCAACCATCTGATAAATTCACACGTGAAGGCGATGACATTTTATATAATCACAATATTAGCTTTGCACAAGCCGCATTAGGTGACGAAGTTAAAATTCCTACATTAAAAGGTCATGTCATGCTTACAGTGCCTGAGGGAACACAAACAGGTAAACAATTTAGACTTAAAGGTAAAGGGATTAAAAATGTCCACGGTTATGGCTATGGTGATTTATTTGTTAACATCCGTGTACAAACACCAACTGGCCTTAACGAGCGTCAACGTGAATTGTTAAAAGAATTTGCCGAAATATCTGGAGAAACAGTGAACGAACAACCTTCAAATTTTAAAGATAAAGCACGTCGTTTTTTTAAAGGAGAATAACCCATGAATTGGATTGAACTTTCAGTAACTGTTAACCAAGCAGCAGAATCTATCGCCACTGAAATTTTACAAGAAGCAGGTTCGAACGGTGTTGCGATTGAAGACTCAAGTGAGGTTTCTAAAATTCGAGAAGATCGTTTTGGAGAAATTTTCCAACTTAATCCAGCTGACTATCCAGAGCAACATATGATTGTTAAAGCTTATTTTAATGATTTACAATATGACGAAACATTGAAAAACAGCATCTTTTCACAACTTCAAGCGTCACCCTTAATAGACCTTAATGTGTTGACGATAGAAGAAAAGTTCGTCCAAGAGTCTGATTGGGAAAATGAATGGAAAAATTACTTCCATCCATTTCAAGCATCTGAACGCTTTTTCATTGTGCCAAGTTGGGAATCTGTCGAGCGTGATGATACGCATCTCTACATTGAATTGGATCCAGGTATGGCCTTTGGTACTGGAGATCATCCAACAACAAGTATGTGTCTCAAGGCGCTTGAGCCGGTTGTCAAACCAGAGCACCGTGTCATTGATGTCGGCACAGGTTCAGGTATTTTAAGTATCGCTTCATATTTATTAGGGGCACAATCGATTAAAGCAACGGACTTAGATGAAATGGCTGTCCAAGTTGCAAAAGAAAACTTTGAGAAGAATCATTGTTTAGACGCGATTGAAACAGCAACAGGTAATTTACTGACAGAAGAAACAGGTCAATATGATGTCGTCATTGCTAACATTTTAGCGCACATCATTGAAAAAATGGTTCAAGATGCATACGATCATTTAAATCCTGAAGGCTACTTTATCACTTCTGGTATTATTGAAGAGAAACGTGAATCTATTCAAACATTAATGGAAGAAACAGGGTTCACAATTAAAGAAGTTAAAAACGATGAAGGATGGATTTGTATCATCGGTCAGAAGGTGAATTAACATGCAAAGATACTTTTTAAATGAAAACGCTGAGCAACATCAGCGTTTTTTTATCACTAATAGTAATGATATACATCATATTAAAAGTGTGATGAGACAAAACGTTGGTGACGCACTCATTATGAATTTTTTAAATGCCGTCACGTATCGCTGCAAAATTATTAATATTGAAGCACAACGTATTACGATTGAAACTGTGGAACGTATAGAAGTAGAAACGGAGCTCCCTTTGAATATCACAATTTGTAGCGGTTTAATTAAAGGTGATAAATACGAATGGTTGCTACAAAAAGCGACTGAACTCGGAGCGACATCGTTCATCACTACACAAATGGATCGTTCTGTCGTAAAACTGAATCAACAAAAAGCGGCCAAAAAGGTAGAACGTTGGCAAAAAATAGTGAAAGAAGCGGCTGAACAGAGTTATCGTCAAGTCGTGCCTCAAGTGGAATTTGTCTCGAATTTACACGAAATATATGATATGATTAGTCAATATGATTATGTACTTATGGCATATGAAGCGGCGGCCAAACAAAATGAACGCGCTCTTTTTAAGCAACAATTACGTCAATTCAAACACGGGTCCCATGTATTATTATTATTTGGCCCAGAAGGTGGTTTTTCTGAGAGTGAAACCGCTCTTTTTGAAGATGTTGCACAAAGTGTAGGGCTAGGACCTCGTATTTTACGTGCTGAAACGGCGCCACTTTATGCATTAAGTGCCATAAGCTACGAAATAGAATTAATGGGGTGAATCTATGTCTACAGTTGCCTTTCATACATTAGGTTGTAAAGTAAACCATTATGAAACTGAAGCAATTTGGCAGTTATTTAAAGATGCAGAATATAACCGTGTAGATTTCGAACAAAATGCGGACGTATTCGTGATTAATACATGTACAGTAACCAATACGGGTGATAAAAAGAGTCGTCAAATCATTCGACGTGCGATTCGACAAAATCCTGATGCAGTGATTTGTGTGACAGGATGTTATGCACAAACGTCATCAGCTGAAATTATGGAAATTCCTGGTGTCGATATTGTTGTCGGTACGCAAGATCGCCATAAATTATTAGATTACATCGATACGTATCAAGACGAACGTCAACCGATCAACGGTGTGAGCAATATTATGAAAAATCGTACATACGAAGAGTTGGATGTACCATATTTTACAGATCGAACACGTGCATCGCTTAAAATTCAAGAAGGTTGTAACAACTTCTGTACGTTCTGTATTATTCCTTGGGCACGTGGTTTAATGCGTTCAAGAGACCCACAAAAGGTGATTGAACAAGCAACACAACTCGTGAACTCAGGGTATAAAGAAATTGTGCTCACTGGTATTCATACTGGCGGCTACGGTCAAGACTTGAAAGACTACAACCTCGCACAATTGTTAAGAGATCTAGAAACAGTAGATGGTTTAGAACGTATTCGTATTTCTTCAATCGAAGCGAGCCAATTAACGGATGAAGTGATTGAAGTATTGCAACAGTCACAAAAAGTAGTACGTCATTTACACATTCCACTTCAATCGGGCTCAGACAGTGTGCTTAAACGTATGCGCCGTAAATATTCAATGGCTCATTTTTCTGAGCGTATCCAAAAATTACATGCTGCGTTACCTGGTTTAGCCGTTACAAGCGATGTCATTGTTGGTTTCCCAGGTGAGACTGAATCAGAATTTCAAGAAACGTATGATTTTATCGTTAACCATCACTTTTCTGAATTACACGTCTTTCCATATTCACCACGAATTGGTACACCAGCCGCACGTATGGATGATCAAATTGATGAAGAAATTAAAAATGAACGTGTCCATAAATTGATTGAATTGAGCAATCAACTTGCTAAAACTTATGCGTCAAAATTTGAAAATGATGTATTAGAAGTCATTCCTGAAGAAAAAGGTTCAAAAGACGGCGTACTCGTTGGCTATGCAGATAACTATATGAAAGTTGAATTTGCAGGAGACGAATCACTTATTGGACAAATTTGCAAAGTGAAAGTGACACAAGCCGGTTATCCAACCAATCAAGGGACATTATTACGTGTCGTTGAACATGCGACAAATGCTTCAGAAAATGAAAAGGTTTTAAGTTAGGTGCATAATTCAACATACTACTCGAGTAAATTGTCTGCTTTTATTTACATTTTTTATTATCACGTAAAAAAGATTCATATTCTGTAAAAAAATGTAAATTTGAAGATTGACCGAGAAAAAGATTTAATTTATACTATTCATTACATGGTTAGTTACTGTGTAAATGATGAATAAAAGTTTTTTTGATATTTGGAGGGAGGGAAATACAGATGTCTAAAACAGTAGTCCGCAAAAACGAATCATTAGAAGATGCTTTACGTCGTTTTAAACGCTCAGTTTCAAAAAGCGGTACAATTCAAGAAGTTCGTAAACGCGAATTCTATGAAAAACC
Above is a genomic segment from Staphylococcus delphini containing:
- the dnaJ gene encoding molecular chaperone DnaJ is translated as MAKRDYYEVLGVSKSASKDEIKKAYRKLSKKYHPDINKEEGSDEKFKEISEAYEVLSDENKRAQYDQFGHSGPQGGFGQGFGGQDFSGFGGGGFEDIFSQFFGGAQRQRDPNAPRRGDDLQYTMTVTFDEAVFGTKKEISIRKEVTCHTCDGEGAKPGTKKKTCSYCHGAGHVSVEQNTILGRVRTEKVCPECNGTGEEFEEPCPTCHGKGTELKNVKLEVTVPEGVDNDQQIRLAGQGGPGENGGPAGDLFVIFRVQPSDKFTREGDDILYNHNISFAQAALGDEVKIPTLKGHVMLTVPEGTQTGKQFRLKGKGIKNVHGYGYGDLFVNIRVQTPTGLNERQRELLKEFAEISGETVNEQPSNFKDKARRFFKGE
- the rpsU gene encoding 30S ribosomal protein S21, whose product is MSKTVVRKNESLEDALRRFKRSVSKSGTIQEVRKREFYEKPSVKRKKKSEAARKRKFR
- the dnaK gene encoding molecular chaperone DnaK, translated to MSKVIGIDLGTTNSCVSVLEGDEPKVIQNPEGARTTPSVVAFKNGETQVGEVAKRQAITNPNTIQSIKRYMGTDHKENIDGKSYTPQEISAMILQNLKSTAESYLGEKVEKAVITVPAYFNDAERQATKDAGKIAGLEVERIINEPTAAALAYGLDKTDKDEKVLVFDLGGGTFDVSILELGDGVFEVLATAGDNKLGGDDFDQVIIDYLVQQFKSENGVDLSQDKMALQRLKDAAEKAKKDLSGVSSTQISLPFISAGEAGPLHLETTLSRAKFEELAYDLVQKTMGPTRQAMKDAGLSNADIDEVILVGGSTRIPAVQEAIKKEIGKEPNKGVNPDEVVAMGAAIQGGVITGDVKDVVLLDVTPLSLGIEIMGGRMNTLIERNTTIPTSKSQVYSTAADNQPAVDIHVLQGERPMASDNKTLGRFQLTDIPPAPRGVPQIEVTFDIDKNGIVNVTAKDLGTNKEQNITIESSSALSDEEIDRMVKDAEQNAEADKKRREEVDLRNDADQLVFQVDKTLKDLGDNVSEEDKKEAEAKKDELKTALEGSDIEDIKAKKEALEQVVQQLSMKVYEQAQQAAQQQGGANATQNDSTVEDADFKEVNDDDNQQK
- the mtaB gene encoding tRNA (N(6)-L-threonylcarbamoyladenosine(37)-C(2))-methylthiotransferase MtaB, whose protein sequence is MSTVAFHTLGCKVNHYETEAIWQLFKDAEYNRVDFEQNADVFVINTCTVTNTGDKKSRQIIRRAIRQNPDAVICVTGCYAQTSSAEIMEIPGVDIVVGTQDRHKLLDYIDTYQDERQPINGVSNIMKNRTYEELDVPYFTDRTRASLKIQEGCNNFCTFCIIPWARGLMRSRDPQKVIEQATQLVNSGYKEIVLTGIHTGGYGQDLKDYNLAQLLRDLETVDGLERIRISSIEASQLTDEVIEVLQQSQKVVRHLHIPLQSGSDSVLKRMRRKYSMAHFSERIQKLHAALPGLAVTSDVIVGFPGETESEFQETYDFIVNHHFSELHVFPYSPRIGTPAARMDDQIDEEIKNERVHKLIELSNQLAKTYASKFENDVLEVIPEEKGSKDGVLVGYADNYMKVEFAGDESLIGQICKVKVTQAGYPTNQGTLLRVVEHATNASENEKVLS
- a CDS encoding 16S rRNA (uracil(1498)-N(3))-methyltransferase translates to MQRYFLNENAEQHQRFFITNSNDIHHIKSVMRQNVGDALIMNFLNAVTYRCKIINIEAQRITIETVERIEVETELPLNITICSGLIKGDKYEWLLQKATELGATSFITTQMDRSVVKLNQQKAAKKVERWQKIVKEAAEQSYRQVVPQVEFVSNLHEIYDMISQYDYVLMAYEAAAKQNERALFKQQLRQFKHGSHVLLLFGPEGGFSESETALFEDVAQSVGLGPRILRAETAPLYALSAISYEIELMG
- the prmA gene encoding 50S ribosomal protein L11 methyltransferase, yielding MNWIELSVTVNQAAESIATEILQEAGSNGVAIEDSSEVSKIREDRFGEIFQLNPADYPEQHMIVKAYFNDLQYDETLKNSIFSQLQASPLIDLNVLTIEEKFVQESDWENEWKNYFHPFQASERFFIVPSWESVERDDTHLYIELDPGMAFGTGDHPTTSMCLKALEPVVKPEHRVIDVGTGSGILSIASYLLGAQSIKATDLDEMAVQVAKENFEKNHCLDAIETATGNLLTEETGQYDVVIANILAHIIEKMVQDAYDHLNPEGYFITSGIIEEKRESIQTLMEETGFTIKEVKNDEGWICIIGQKVN
- the hrcA gene encoding heat-inducible transcriptional repressor HrcA, with the protein product MITPRQLKILTAIVEDYVDLGQPIGSNTLIQRHNVDVSPATIRNDMKTLEEKSLITKTHFSSGRIPSEAGFRLYANHLLEQPYNFEMQGSLDIHQMLVNHHYDLSSTLDTFAKVFSNQAHYTTLVIGPDHSKASILDVHLMKLNPHHLIVVMIDETGQVKHLHVTSDQPYADHSIIKVSNYLSEHMSRFFDGNDVQSIEVYRTLGFRAEEADLIVRILHMLHQYRNNQSTRVYLGGKHQLIEGLNESTVASIQPILKYIESDRIADVIHHMSDQLINVRIGTEIEQHLHGIAILSRSYQIDKDLTGHIAVIGPTAMHYHNVIQLLSRIS
- the hemW gene encoding radical SAM family heme chaperone HemW, with the translated sequence MVAKSAYIHIPFCVKICTYCDFNKYFIQNQPVDQYLACLVEEMKQSKASQLETMFVGGGTPTALSESQLEYLLQAIQAQFDIKGEYTFEANPDELTEQKVALLKRYGVNRLSLGVQTFDDTLLQTLGRSHQKADIYQAIENARRHGIPSISLDLMYHLPGQSMQQFQESLEEALRLDIDHLSSYGLILEPQTQFYNQYRKGKLKMPNEDVGAEMYQYLMKRMKNSPLQQYEISNFAKKGHESVHNQVYWKNESYYGFGAGASGYIDGVRYTNVNPVNHYIKKIQQHELPRLTETTPTVKEQIEEEMFLGLRMNAGVDKAQFQKKYQQTIEDIYAKEIISLEGQNLIEQTDTHIALTEQGRIVGNAVFEAFIQV
- the grpE gene encoding nucleotide exchange factor GrpE, yielding MFKRNGGLKMSEEKDMRMDEEIKETESQETPETSEPEVEHEEVVVNQDSENENDASNDETQDPKDEEIASLKAEVDAKEEQYLRLYAEFENYKRRIQNEAQTQKKYQAQKVLTDVLPALDNFERALKIEGDDESFNALKKGVEMVYDSLLKALEDNGLEKIKTEGEQFDPNFHQAVMQDENPDFESGQITEELQAGYQLKDRVLRASMVKVNQ